Proteins from one Sarcophilus harrisii chromosome 2, mSarHar1.11, whole genome shotgun sequence genomic window:
- the SLC2A10 gene encoding solute carrier family 2, facilitated glucose transporter member 10 has translation MGLRSPVLLLCASVSLLGGLTFGYELAIISGALLQLQLDFGLSCFEQEVLVGTLLLGALLASLVGGFLIDCYGRKKAILLSNLALLAGSLSLSLAGSLPWLAVGRGTVGFAISLSSMACCIYVSELVGPRHRGVLVSLYEVGITVGILFSYALNYVLADTAQGWRHMFGWAAAPALMQSLSLMFLSPSLVPQFKSESETHKGLIPLRGLEEAEEATAGLSRKREYSFFSLFMAKANMRGRTAVGLGLVLVQQLTGQPNVLCYASTIFRSVGFRGGSSATLASVGLGGVKVASTLVAMGLVDRAGRRVLLMAGCAVMAISVSGIGLVGFTVSMDPIQGCPTPAGALNATSASRLPEFQVDPSLPPLQDTRENPGSSGFASTRLTSLKIDTSGSKARGTVTNSSGAQATIPPTYDVLAYGTSNLVTDFSTSEHWVLNWIALLCMMAFVSAFSFGFGPITWLVLSEIYPAEIRGRAFAFCNSFNWAANLLISLSFLDLIGAIGLSWTFLLYGLMAVIGLGFIYLFVPETKGQSLAEIDQQFQRRRFSPGKLISSHLGQGPSSAWAQYSLLDTATAS, from the exons ATGG GACTGCGATCTCCTGTCCTCCTGTTGTGTGCCTCTGTCTCCTTGCTGGGAGGACTGACTTTCGGCTATGAGCTGGCCATCATCTCTGGGGCACTGCTGCAGCTGCAGTTGGATTTTGGGCTCAGCTGCTTTGAGCAGGAGGTCCTGGTGGGGACCCTGCTCCTCGGGGCTCTCCTGGCCTCCTTAGTTGGAGGGTTCCTTATCGACTGCTACGGGAGGAAGAAAGCCATCTTACTGAGCAATCTTGCGTTGCTTGCTGGAAGCCTGAGCCTGAGCCTGGCAGGATCGCTGCCGTGGCTGGCCGTGGGCCGAGGCACGGTAGGCTTTGCCATCTCTCTGTCTTCCATGGCCTGCTGCATCTACGTCTCAGAACTAGTGGGACCGCGGCACCGGGGGGTGCTGGTGTCCCTGTATGAAGTGGGCATCACTGTGGGCATCCTGTTCTCCTATGCTCTCAACTATGTGCTTGCGGACACAGCGCAGGGCTGGCGGCACATGTTCGGCTGGGCAGCTGCACCAGCCCTTATGCAGTCCCTCAGCCTCATGTTCCTCTCCCCCAGTCTGGTGCCGCAATTCAAGTCTGAATCGGAGACCCACAAGGGCCTCATCCCCCTCCGAGGTCttgaagaagcagaagaagccaCAGCTGGTCTCAGCAGGAAGAGAGAATACTCTTTTTTCAGCCTATTTATGGCCAAAGCTAACATGCGGGGCCGGACGGCTGTGGGCCTGGGCCTGGTGCTTGTCCAGCAGCTCACTGGCCAGCCCAACGTGCTCTGCTATGCATCTACCATATTCCGCTCTGTGGGGTTTCGAGGGGGCTCTTCCGCCACCCTGGCTTCTGTAGGACTTGGAGGGGTGAAAGTAGCCTCCACCCTAGTGGCTATGGGACTGGTGGACCGTGCTGGGAGGAGGGTGCTGTTGATGGCCGGCTGTGCTGTCATGGCCATCTCAGTCAGTGGCATTGGGCTAGTTGGCTTTACTGTGTCAATGGACCCCATCCAAGGCTGCCCCACTCCTGCTGGGGCACTCAATGCCACTTCTGCCTCCAGGCTTCCTGAGTTCCAGGTAGACCCCAGTCTGCCTCCTCTCCAGGACACCAGGGAGAACCCAGGGAGTTCAGGCTTTGCCAGTACAAGATTGACTTCCCTAAAGATAGACACATCTGGTTCCAAAGCCAGAGGGACAGTGACTAATTCCTCAGGGGCTCAGGCAACTATTCCTCCAACTTACGATGTACTGGCATATGGCACCAGTAACCTGGTTACTGACTTCTCGACCAGTGAGCACTGGGTCTTAAACTGGATCGCCTTACTCTGCATGATGGCATTCGTGAGCGCCTTTTCCTTTGGATTTGGACCAA TAACCTGGCTGGTCCTCAGTGAGATCTATCCAGCTGAAATCCGAGGACGGGCATTTGCCTTCTGCAATAGTTTTAACTGGGCTGCCAATTTGTTGATCAGTCTCTCCTTCCTTGATCTGATTG GAGCGATTGGCTTGTCCTGGACCTTCCTGCTGTATGGGCTGATGGCTGTGATTGGCCtaggtttcatttatttatttgtccctGAAACCAAAGGCCAGTCACTAGCAGAGATAGACCAACAGTTCCAGAGAAGACG GTTCTCTCCTGGGAAACTGATCAGCAGCCACCTGGGCCAAGGACCTAGCTCAGCTTGGGCTCAATACAGTCTGTTAGATACAGCTACTGCCTCCTGA